Proteins co-encoded in one Candidatus Methylarchaceae archaeon HK02M2 genomic window:
- a CDS encoding homoserine dehydrogenase, with protein sequence MRIIIVGFGVVGQSFLRLLIHRYKELISKYGLRPKVVAIVDRGGAAINERGLNIQKLLQIKKMGSIANDSDYGFPNLSAEEVIEKVDAEIVIEVTQTNILDGEPGLTYIETGIKRGRHVITTNKGPLALALPALTELAEYNEVYLRFSGTVGGGTPILDFGKKCLIGNKVLSIKGILNGTTNYILTEMSNKGIEFDEALKMAQELGYAERDPSQDIDGLDTACKLVIMANWIMDKKVTLKDVSIEGIRHIDLKDLKDAEKNNCTIKLIGSINERLEVKPIKMLKMNLLCVPGTLNAVTFTTEFAGEQTIIGFGAGGMETSSAILRDLIDIKSNLSSRYI encoded by the coding sequence ATGAGGATAATCATAGTTGGCTTTGGTGTGGTTGGGCAGAGCTTTCTCCGATTACTTATCCATAGGTATAAGGAGCTCATCTCAAAATATGGTCTACGTCCAAAGGTCGTAGCAATTGTTGATAGGGGGGGCGCTGCAATAAATGAGAGGGGACTTAATATACAAAAGTTATTGCAGATCAAAAAGATGGGAAGCATCGCCAATGATTCTGATTATGGATTCCCGAACTTATCTGCTGAAGAAGTCATCGAGAAAGTTGACGCTGAGATTGTTATTGAAGTAACACAAACTAACATTTTAGATGGAGAACCTGGATTGACGTATATCGAGACAGGCATTAAAAGGGGAAGGCATGTCATAACAACAAATAAAGGCCCACTAGCTTTAGCTCTTCCTGCACTTACAGAGCTTGCTGAATATAATGAGGTCTATTTGAGGTTCAGTGGGACTGTAGGGGGAGGAACACCCATACTCGATTTTGGTAAGAAGTGCTTGATAGGAAATAAAGTTTTATCGATAAAAGGGATTTTGAATGGGACTACAAATTACATTCTGACAGAAATGAGCAACAAGGGAATTGAGTTCGATGAAGCTCTTAAGATGGCTCAAGAACTAGGGTATGCAGAGAGAGACCCCTCACAAGACATAGATGGTCTAGATACAGCATGTAAATTGGTCATAATGGCAAATTGGATAATGGATAAAAAGGTTACATTGAAAGATGTAAGCATTGAAGGAATACGTCATATTGATCTTAAAGACTTAAAGGATGCTGAGAAGAATAACTGTACTATAAAACTAATCGGGTCGATAAATGAGCGCTTAGAAGTAAAGCCTATAAAGATGCTAAAAATGAATCTTTTATGTGTTCCCGGCACTCTCAATGCAGTAACGTTTACCACAGAATTTGCTGGTGAACAAACGATAATTGGTTTTGGTGCTGGTGGGATGGAGACTTCGAGCGCTATTCTGAGAGACTTAATAGATATAAAGTCGAACCTATCAAGTCGGTATATATAA
- a CDS encoding CBS domain-containing protein: protein MVKVREAMIKEVLTIDIEENVDNACKIMGEKHIGSLIVTIQGKPIGIFTERDLLSKIIFKGLKLEKAKVKDFMSKPLTVVNPDFNLKEAARIMTQLNIRRLPVIENEKLIGILTSADMTRALANSPLKF from the coding sequence TTGGTAAAAGTAAGAGAAGCTATGATCAAAGAAGTTCTTACAATAGATATCGAGGAGAATGTCGATAATGCATGTAAAATAATGGGAGAGAAACATATAGGCAGCCTTATAGTCACAATTCAAGGCAAGCCAATTGGGATCTTCACAGAGAGGGATTTATTATCCAAAATAATCTTTAAAGGATTAAAATTAGAAAAGGCCAAAGTTAAGGATTTTATGTCTAAGCCCCTAACTGTAGTAAATCCGGACTTCAATTTAAAAGAAGCTGCGAGGATTATGACTCAGTTGAATATCAGGAGACTGCCTGTAATAGAAAATGAAAAGTTGATCGGAATATTGACATCAGCTGATATGACCCGTGCACTCGCTAACTCCCCTCTGAAATTTTAA
- a CDS encoding DEAD/DEAH box helicase, whose translation MVEVLENTFSMFVKPIRRAIQDRGFYELTEPQVKAIPLIMQNKNVLLIAPTGTGKTEAAFLPILNSIFKLEKKPSIKALYITPLRALNRDLLERLGWWCKRLDIKLAVRHGDTEVRERRAQAKVPPDILITTPETLQAILPGRIMREHLRSIKWVIVDEVHELATEKRGSQLSLGLERLRYITEKDYQLIGLSATIGTPEQVAKFLVGKDRPCVIVQVPVARSIRLKILYPQPSSEDFKLASNLYTYPEVAARLRVMRQLIEDNASVLLFTNTRSEAEILSSRFRVWEMALPIGIHHGSLSKISRITTEKDLKEGRLLGIVCTSSLELGIDIGSLEMVIQYNSPRQVTRLLQRIGRSGHKIGGIAKGVIITQDSDDALEAIVIARRALLEDLEPAPIPDKPLDALTHQIAGLMMQKNTWSFEEVLDIFTKAHPYRNLSEEDLKKVLTYMHTRYPPFTQIYFKDRLFSKPRRSKDLYNYYFQNLSMIPDERQFIVIEEEIDEPIGVLDEAFVAENGEIGTKFIMRGSVWKILQVYRNRIYVKSEEDPKGAIPSWVGEEIPVPYEVANEVGEIRRRVEEMLRSGKNTEEITQILSEVYPCEPQTLLRAISEILDQVRIDLPVPTDKKITIERWGDLIIIHCCFGLLANRTISRILGLILSEKIGYPIGIQQDPYRIIIQTHKVRPKDVGLIMKRLAHEDIRELATRALLRTGLFKRRFLHVAKKFGAISKDADLSDVSLSNIMKGFEDTVIFDEALKLTLFNDADVEQTVHVLNKIESGHIEVEIIEEESLTPIARIGIEEISRMTDLIPPQRMRSILKDSVLTRLLNETRTFVCTECWSYAEVLSVRNLPEEIICPKCSSSKIGLLNETLEDVLTLCDKELSKFKRLPDKKRVLIRRAIRSAELISKYGLAAVMALVTRGMSILEAKAILKEESEVNEKLIEMILDAERRALKRRFLVT comes from the coding sequence ATGGTAGAGGTGCTAGAGAATACATTCTCGATGTTCGTCAAACCAATAAGAAGAGCAATTCAAGATAGAGGGTTCTATGAGCTCACTGAACCACAAGTAAAGGCAATTCCTTTAATTATGCAAAACAAAAACGTTCTACTCATAGCACCTACGGGGACAGGAAAGACTGAGGCAGCTTTTTTGCCCATTTTAAATTCCATATTTAAATTAGAGAAAAAGCCCAGCATCAAGGCTCTATATATCACACCTTTAAGGGCTCTAAATAGAGACTTATTAGAGAGACTTGGATGGTGGTGCAAAAGGCTAGATATAAAGCTCGCAGTCAGGCATGGAGATACCGAAGTGAGAGAGAGACGCGCTCAGGCTAAAGTCCCCCCAGATATACTCATAACAACTCCTGAAACTTTGCAGGCTATACTACCAGGTCGTATAATGAGAGAACATCTAAGATCGATCAAATGGGTTATCGTTGATGAAGTTCATGAGTTAGCTACAGAAAAGAGAGGTAGTCAACTATCACTTGGTCTTGAGAGGCTCAGATACATCACTGAAAAAGATTATCAATTAATAGGACTATCTGCAACTATAGGAACACCAGAGCAAGTAGCCAAGTTCTTAGTTGGAAAAGATCGGCCTTGCGTCATAGTTCAAGTCCCTGTTGCCCGGTCCATAAGATTAAAGATACTTTACCCTCAACCTTCTTCTGAAGACTTCAAGCTTGCTTCAAATTTGTATACATATCCAGAAGTTGCTGCAAGATTAAGAGTGATGAGACAGTTGATAGAGGATAACGCTTCAGTTCTGCTTTTCACGAATACTAGGTCTGAAGCTGAAATCTTATCGAGCAGATTTAGAGTATGGGAGATGGCTTTGCCCATTGGTATTCATCATGGTTCCCTCTCTAAAATATCTCGAATAACTACTGAAAAAGACCTGAAAGAAGGCAGGTTGCTGGGGATAGTCTGCACCAGCTCTTTAGAATTGGGGATAGATATAGGGTCTCTAGAGATGGTAATTCAGTACAATTCACCAAGGCAAGTTACAAGGCTCCTTCAAAGAATAGGCAGGAGTGGGCATAAGATCGGGGGGATTGCAAAAGGAGTTATTATAACTCAAGATTCGGATGATGCTCTTGAGGCAATAGTCATAGCTCGCCGTGCTCTGCTTGAGGATTTGGAGCCTGCCCCAATCCCAGACAAACCTCTAGATGCATTGACACATCAGATCGCAGGTTTGATGATGCAGAAGAATACTTGGAGTTTTGAGGAAGTATTGGATATCTTTACTAAAGCACACCCATATCGGAACTTATCAGAGGAAGATTTGAAGAAAGTCCTCACATACATGCACACAAGATACCCCCCATTCACTCAAATTTATTTTAAAGATAGATTGTTCAGCAAACCTAGAAGGAGTAAGGACCTCTACAATTATTATTTTCAGAACTTATCGATGATCCCTGATGAGAGACAGTTTATAGTAATAGAGGAAGAGATCGATGAGCCCATTGGAGTACTCGATGAAGCTTTCGTTGCTGAGAATGGGGAGATAGGGACAAAATTCATTATGAGAGGCTCTGTCTGGAAGATACTGCAAGTGTATCGAAACAGGATATACGTAAAATCTGAAGAAGATCCTAAAGGTGCCATACCTAGTTGGGTCGGAGAAGAGATACCCGTACCCTATGAAGTTGCGAACGAAGTAGGAGAGATAAGGCGCAGAGTAGAAGAGATGCTAAGATCGGGAAAAAATACAGAAGAAATAACTCAAATACTTAGTGAGGTCTATCCATGTGAGCCTCAAACTTTACTGAGAGCGATATCAGAGATCTTAGATCAAGTCAGAATCGACCTTCCAGTACCAACTGACAAGAAGATCACAATAGAGAGATGGGGGGACCTAATAATAATACATTGTTGTTTTGGTCTTCTTGCTAATCGAACGATTTCTAGGATTTTAGGTCTCATCTTATCCGAGAAGATAGGGTACCCTATAGGGATTCAACAGGATCCCTACCGCATAATCATTCAGACACATAAGGTAAGACCAAAAGATGTAGGGCTCATTATGAAAAGATTAGCTCATGAGGATATCCGAGAATTGGCAACTCGAGCATTATTAAGGACAGGGCTCTTTAAGCGTAGGTTTCTTCATGTAGCCAAAAAGTTTGGAGCGATCTCAAAGGATGCAGACCTGAGTGATGTCAGTTTAAGTAACATAATGAAGGGATTTGAAGATACTGTTATATTCGATGAAGCGCTTAAGCTAACTTTATTCAACGATGCAGACGTTGAGCAGACAGTTCATGTTTTGAATAAAATAGAATCTGGACACATAGAGGTAGAAATAATAGAGGAAGAATCTCTTACACCTATAGCAAGAATAGGTATAGAAGAGATAAGTAGGATGACGGATCTCATACCACCCCAAAGAATGAGGAGCATACTAAAAGATTCGGTTCTTACAAGATTGCTGAATGAGACTCGAACTTTCGTCTGCACGGAGTGTTGGAGCTATGCAGAAGTACTCAGCGTCAGGAATTTACCAGAAGAAATCATCTGCCCGAAATGTAGCTCATCTAAGATAGGTTTATTGAATGAGACCTTAGAGGATGTTTTAACATTATGTGATAAGGAGCTCTCAAAGTTTAAGAGGTTGCCAGATAAGAAGAGGGTTTTGATAAGAAGGGCCATTAGATCAGCAGAACTAATCTCAAAATATGGGCTTGCAGCAGTTATGGCACTTGTTACAAGAGGGATGAGCATATTAGAAGCGAAAGCGATTTTGAAAGAAGAGTCTGAAGTTAACGAAAAGCTGATAGAAATGATTCTTGATGCAGAAAGGAGGGCTTTGAAGAGGCGGTTCTTAGTTACTTGA